One segment of Ricinus communis isolate WT05 ecotype wild-type chromosome 8, ASM1957865v1, whole genome shotgun sequence DNA contains the following:
- the LOC8273112 gene encoding uncharacterized protein DDB_G0279979 produces the protein MACTIDFRCLDEGFGGKTYKRKRESQFQSQSQSGNDDASMEIDESTVVPPPAKRSALESTENPNKPVYGNPTYDGVIAGRASGRKWKQVRKQRASAKHVSVKGTTFEERERQKEIKKAYRERINELKEEIRRNKQEKRKQREEREKKKQENILKSGTKLQKITNPKTLKKISKSKDRKLLKLVPDDLVNRNKKI, from the coding sequence ATGGCTTGTACTATCGATTTCCGATGTCTCGACGAAGGCTTCGGAGGCAAAACCTACAAAAGGAAACGCGAATCCCAGTTCCAGTCCCAGTCCCAGTCCGGAAACGACGACGCATCAATGGAAATCGACGAAAGCACAGTTGTTCCACCACCAGCGAAACGGTCAGCTTTAGAGTCGACAGAAAACCCTAACAAACCGGTGTATGGAAATCCAACATACGACGGCGTAATAGCAGGAAGAGCGTCGGGGCGGAAGTGGAAACAAGTGAGAAAGCAGAGAGCGTCGGCGAAGCACGTGAGCGTAAAAGGCACGACGTTCGAGGAGAGGGAAAGGCAGAAGGAGATAAAGAAAGCGTATAGAGAGAGAATTAATGAGTTGAAAGAGGAGATAAGGAGGAATAagcaagagaaaaggaaacaaagagaggagagagagaagaagaaacagGAGAATATATTGAAGTCCGGCACTAAGTTGCAAAAGATTACTAATCCTAAGACTTTGAAGAAGATTTCTAAGAGTAAGGATAGGAAATTGCTTAAGCTTGTTCCTGATGATCTTGTCAATAGAAATAAGAAGATATGA
- the LOC8273113 gene encoding aspartokinase 2, chloroplastic isoform X1, translating into MAAALHFGGGKVACHPVFPKKALQCQAFGFANSVAVPSSKGLFKSVKFSSCTSRVLRVSCEGRNIDVLERNKSESFIDGNVESEKQFTCVMKFGGSSLASAERMREVADLILSFADETPIIVLSAMGKTTNKLLLAGEKAVCCGVTNVNAIDELSFIKELHLRTVEELKVDKSVVATHLEELEQLLNGIAMMKELTPRTRDYLVSFGECMSTRIFAAYLNKIGAKARQYDAFDMGIITTDDFTNADILEATYPAVAKRLHGDWISDPAIPIVTGFLGKGWRSCAITTLGRGGSDLTATTIGKALGLREIQVWKDVDGVLTCDPNIYQRAEPVPYLTFDEAAELAYFGAQVLHPQSMRPAREGDIPVRVKNSYNPNAPGTLITRARDMSKAVLTSIVLKRNVTMLDIVSTRMLGQFGFLAKVFSIFEDLGISVDVVATSEVSISLTLDPSKLWSRELIQQASELDHVLEELEKIAVVNLLQHRSIISLIGNVQRSSLILEKVFNVLRTNGVNVQMISQGASKVNISLIVNDDEAEQCVRSLHETFFESDISELN; encoded by the exons ATGGCTGCTGCGTTGCATTTTGGTGGTGGTAAAGTTGCCTGTCATCCAGTTTTTCCAAAGAAGGCATTGCAATGCCAAGCTTTTGGGTTTGCAAACTCTGTGGCCGTTCCGAGTTCTAAGGGGCTGTTTAAAAGTGTGAAATTTTCTTCTTGTACAAGTAGAGTTTTGAGAGTCAGCTGTGAAGGACGGAACATTGATGTGCTTGAAAGGAATAAAAGCGAGAGTTTCATTGACGGTAATGTTGAATCTGAGAAGCAATTCACATGTGTAATGAAGTTTGGCGGTTCGTCTTTGGCTTCTGCTGAAAGAATGAGAGAAGTTGCTGATCTTATACTTAGTTTCGCTGATGAAACGCCTATAATTGTTTTATCTGCTATGGGAAAGACAACTAACAAGCTTTTACTG GCTGGAGAAAAAGCTGTTTGTTGTGGTGTGACTAATGTAAATGCTATTGATGAGTTGAGCTTCATAAAGGAATTGCATCTCAG GACTGTCGAAGAGCTTAAAGTAGATAAGTCAGTTGTTGCAA CTCACCtagaagaattggagcagctTTTGAATGGAATTGCTATGATGAAAGAGTTGACTCCACGGACAAGGGACTATTTAGTTTCTTTTGGGGAATGCATGTCCACTAGGATTTTTGCagcatatttaaataaaattgggGCAAAAGCCCGCCAA TATGATGCCTTTGATATGGGTATTATCACCACAGATGACTTTACAAATGCAGACATTCTAGAAGCAACTTATCCAGCTGTTGCAAAGAGGTTACATGGGGACTGGATCAGTGATCCTGCAATTCCAATTGTTACCGGCTTCCTTGGGAAG ggATGGAGATCTTGCGCCATTACTACACTGGGTAGGGGTGGTAGTGATTTGACTGCCACAACCATTGGAAAAGCACTGGGTTTGCGAGAGATTCAG GTGTGGAAAGATGTTGATGGTGTCTTGACATGTGATCCTAACATATATCAACGTGCAGAACCTGTGCCATACCTAACATTTGATGAGGCAGCTGAACTTGCATATTTTGGTGCACAG GTCCTGCATCCTCAATCCATGAGACCTGCAAGGGAGGGTGATATCCCTGTTAGGGTTAAGAATTCTTACAACCCAAATGCTCCTGGAACTCTCATCACCAGGGCACGGGATATGAGTAAG GCAGTACTGACTAGCATTGTTTTAAAACGTAATGTGACTATGTTGGATATTGTTAGCACTCGTATGCTTGGTCAGTTCGGATTTCTTGCCAAG GTGTTTTCGATCTTTGAAGATTTGGGCATATCGGTGGATGTTGTAGCTACTAGTGAAGTCAGTATTTCCTTGACACTAGACCCGTCAAAGCTTTGGAGCAGGGAACTCATTCAGCAGGCAAGC GAACTTGACCATGTTCTGGAGGAGCTTGAGAAAATTGCCGTAGTCAATCTTCTTCAGCATCGGTCAATTATTTCTCTGATTGGGAATGTTCAGAGATCATCGCTGATACTGGAGAAG GTATTCAATGTTCTCCGAACCAATGGTGTTAATGTTCAAATGATATCTCAAGGTGCATCTAAG GTTAATATCTCATTGATTGTGAATGATGACGAAGCAGAGCAATGCGTCAGGTCTCTCCACGAAACATTTTTTGAAAGCGACATCTCGGAATTAAATTGA
- the LOC8273113 gene encoding aspartokinase 2, chloroplastic isoform X2 yields MAAALHFGGGKVACHPVFPKKALQCQAFGFANSVAVPSSKGLFKSVKFSSCTSRVLRVSCEGRNIDVLERNKSESFIDGNVESEKQFTCVMKFGGSSLASAERMREVADLILSFADETPIIVLSAMGKTTNKLLLAGEKAVCCGVTNVNAIDELSFIKELHLRTVEELKVDKSVVATHLEELEQLLNGIAMMKELTPRTRDYLVSFGECMSTRIFAAYLNKIGAKARQYDAFDMGIITTDDFTNADILEATYPAVAKRLHGDWISDPAIPIVTGFLGKGWRSCAITTLGRGGSDLTATTIGKALGLREIQVWKDVDGVLTCDPNIYQRAEPVPYLTFDEAAELAYFGAQVLHPQSMRPAREGDIPVRVKNSYNPNAPGTLITRARDMSKAVLTSIVLKRNVTMLDIVSTRMLGQFGFLAKVFSIFEDLGISVDVVATSEVSISLTLDPSKLWSRELIQQELDHVLEELEKIAVVNLLQHRSIISLIGNVQRSSLILEKVFNVLRTNGVNVQMISQGASKVNISLIVNDDEAEQCVRSLHETFFESDISELN; encoded by the exons ATGGCTGCTGCGTTGCATTTTGGTGGTGGTAAAGTTGCCTGTCATCCAGTTTTTCCAAAGAAGGCATTGCAATGCCAAGCTTTTGGGTTTGCAAACTCTGTGGCCGTTCCGAGTTCTAAGGGGCTGTTTAAAAGTGTGAAATTTTCTTCTTGTACAAGTAGAGTTTTGAGAGTCAGCTGTGAAGGACGGAACATTGATGTGCTTGAAAGGAATAAAAGCGAGAGTTTCATTGACGGTAATGTTGAATCTGAGAAGCAATTCACATGTGTAATGAAGTTTGGCGGTTCGTCTTTGGCTTCTGCTGAAAGAATGAGAGAAGTTGCTGATCTTATACTTAGTTTCGCTGATGAAACGCCTATAATTGTTTTATCTGCTATGGGAAAGACAACTAACAAGCTTTTACTG GCTGGAGAAAAAGCTGTTTGTTGTGGTGTGACTAATGTAAATGCTATTGATGAGTTGAGCTTCATAAAGGAATTGCATCTCAG GACTGTCGAAGAGCTTAAAGTAGATAAGTCAGTTGTTGCAA CTCACCtagaagaattggagcagctTTTGAATGGAATTGCTATGATGAAAGAGTTGACTCCACGGACAAGGGACTATTTAGTTTCTTTTGGGGAATGCATGTCCACTAGGATTTTTGCagcatatttaaataaaattgggGCAAAAGCCCGCCAA TATGATGCCTTTGATATGGGTATTATCACCACAGATGACTTTACAAATGCAGACATTCTAGAAGCAACTTATCCAGCTGTTGCAAAGAGGTTACATGGGGACTGGATCAGTGATCCTGCAATTCCAATTGTTACCGGCTTCCTTGGGAAG ggATGGAGATCTTGCGCCATTACTACACTGGGTAGGGGTGGTAGTGATTTGACTGCCACAACCATTGGAAAAGCACTGGGTTTGCGAGAGATTCAG GTGTGGAAAGATGTTGATGGTGTCTTGACATGTGATCCTAACATATATCAACGTGCAGAACCTGTGCCATACCTAACATTTGATGAGGCAGCTGAACTTGCATATTTTGGTGCACAG GTCCTGCATCCTCAATCCATGAGACCTGCAAGGGAGGGTGATATCCCTGTTAGGGTTAAGAATTCTTACAACCCAAATGCTCCTGGAACTCTCATCACCAGGGCACGGGATATGAGTAAG GCAGTACTGACTAGCATTGTTTTAAAACGTAATGTGACTATGTTGGATATTGTTAGCACTCGTATGCTTGGTCAGTTCGGATTTCTTGCCAAG GTGTTTTCGATCTTTGAAGATTTGGGCATATCGGTGGATGTTGTAGCTACTAGTGAAGTCAGTATTTCCTTGACACTAGACCCGTCAAAGCTTTGGAGCAGGGAACTCATTCAGCAG GAACTTGACCATGTTCTGGAGGAGCTTGAGAAAATTGCCGTAGTCAATCTTCTTCAGCATCGGTCAATTATTTCTCTGATTGGGAATGTTCAGAGATCATCGCTGATACTGGAGAAG GTATTCAATGTTCTCCGAACCAATGGTGTTAATGTTCAAATGATATCTCAAGGTGCATCTAAG GTTAATATCTCATTGATTGTGAATGATGACGAAGCAGAGCAATGCGTCAGGTCTCTCCACGAAACATTTTTTGAAAGCGACATCTCGGAATTAAATTGA